The Paenibacillus sp. MBLB1832 genome has a window encoding:
- a CDS encoding nickel pincer cofactor-dependent isomerase, group 22: MSVLRELLKDIPIPQMVKIRQKFDRTILSNPEQELADKLESSGVMASILPGQQVAVAVGSRGIANIAGFTKTTLDAIKARGAHPFIVPCMGSHGGATAEGQTEVLLHFGITEESMGAPIRSSMEVVQIDQLPNGLPVYVDRIASEADAIVVINRVKPHTAFRGRIESGIMKMIAIGLGKQKGAEACHQLGFKYMAENVPAMANLMIQKLPIVFGVALVENAYDETCQVEVLPAAEIEAREELLLVEAKSRLPKILFDEIDVLVIDYIGKNISGDGMDPNVTGRYPTPYAHGGPEVAKMVVLDLTPETKGNANGVGTADFTTQRLVDKTNLEFTYANGLTSTVCAPTKIATTLENDYYAIKAAVKTCNILDYTTCKLVRIQDTLHLGEIEISVNLLEAARQHPDIEILSEPYDLTFDEEGNLSQ, translated from the coding sequence ATGAGCGTTTTACGTGAACTGTTAAAAGATATTCCAATCCCGCAAATGGTCAAAATTCGCCAGAAATTTGACCGTACCATCCTGAGCAATCCGGAGCAGGAGCTCGCGGATAAATTAGAAAGCAGCGGCGTTATGGCCAGCATTTTACCTGGTCAGCAAGTCGCAGTAGCCGTTGGAAGCCGAGGCATTGCGAATATTGCAGGCTTCACGAAAACAACCTTGGATGCGATTAAAGCACGAGGGGCACACCCTTTCATCGTTCCTTGCATGGGGAGTCATGGCGGTGCTACAGCAGAAGGCCAAACAGAAGTGTTGCTGCATTTCGGCATCACAGAGGAATCCATGGGCGCGCCGATCCGTTCCTCGATGGAAGTTGTGCAAATCGACCAATTGCCCAACGGGTTGCCTGTGTATGTAGACCGCATCGCTTCCGAAGCGGATGCCATTGTGGTGATTAACCGCGTCAAGCCGCATACCGCGTTCCGCGGTCGTATCGAGAGCGGCATCATGAAGATGATCGCGATCGGCCTTGGTAAGCAAAAAGGGGCGGAAGCCTGTCACCAATTGGGCTTTAAATACATGGCTGAGAATGTCCCAGCCATGGCCAATCTTATGATCCAGAAGCTGCCGATCGTGTTTGGTGTAGCTCTCGTAGAGAATGCCTATGATGAGACATGCCAGGTGGAAGTGCTGCCTGCAGCGGAAATCGAAGCTCGGGAGGAGCTTTTGCTAGTTGAAGCGAAGTCACGTTTGCCGAAAATTTTATTCGATGAAATCGATGTGCTTGTCATTGATTACATCGGTAAAAACATCAGCGGCGACGGCATGGACCCGAACGTGACGGGCCGCTATCCGACGCCTTACGCGCACGGGGGACCTGAGGTGGCGAAAATGGTTGTCCTCGACCTTACACCGGAGACGAAGGGGAATGCCAACGGCGTTGGTACGGCTGATTTCACAACACAGCGCCTTGTGGATAAAACGAATCTGGAATTCACCTATGCCAATGGGTTAACTTCCACCGTATGTGCCCCTACGAAAATTGCGACAACACTTGAGAATGACTACTACGCGATTAAAGCAGCAGTCAAAACATGTAATATTCTTGACTACACCACATGTAAGTTGGTTCGCATTCAAGATACCTTACACCTCGGTGAGATCGAAATCTCGGTGAACTTACTGGAAGCTGCTCGTCAGCATCCTGATATCGAGATCTTATCCGAGCCTTACGATCTTACATTCGATGAAGAAGGGAATCTTAGCCAATGA
- the gntK gene encoding gluconokinase produces the protein MTPSQKPYIIAADIGTTSMKTLVIDRDGRVLASHSIEYPLFTPAADRAEQDPDQIFQAVVQGVGAVVRKLSVTPEQVLCVSFSSAMHSLIAVNEHMEPLTACITWADNRSAKYADELKRSGLGQQIYARTGTPIHPMSPLLKLKWFAEHEPALVQQTHKFIGIKEYVFAKLFGQYLIDFSLASATGLFNLEQLDWDQGALDYARVTPNQLSTLVPTTHRVQGLSTADAAAMGLSTDTPFIVGASDGVLANLGVGAFEPGVVAVTIGTSGAVRSVVTKPQTDPDGKLFCYALTENFWVVGGPINNGGIVFRWVRDHIAAAEAEEARLKGMDPYDHLTALASEVSAGSDGLLFLPLLSGERAPYWNANARGVYFGLSLSHQKKHMIRAALEGVMFSIQAVAASLEQMMGPAKVIRASGGFARSEFWRQMMTDMLGTAVTVPDSIESSGIGAALLGLLAMGEIEDLSHAHQWIQVGKAHEVNQNDYRVYQQLTSIYTSVYHQLKDQFDAITAFQGGHLRSPQS, from the coding sequence ATGACGCCAAGTCAGAAGCCTTACATCATCGCAGCCGATATCGGTACGACAAGTATGAAGACGCTTGTCATCGATCGCGACGGCCGTGTACTTGCATCGCATTCGATTGAATATCCCTTATTTACACCTGCCGCAGATAGGGCCGAGCAAGATCCAGATCAAATCTTCCAAGCTGTCGTACAGGGGGTTGGCGCAGTTGTACGTAAACTAAGCGTCACACCTGAGCAGGTGCTTTGCGTATCATTTAGTTCAGCCATGCACAGCTTAATCGCGGTGAATGAGCACATGGAGCCACTGACAGCTTGTATCACTTGGGCTGACAACCGCAGTGCGAAATATGCGGATGAGCTGAAGCGAAGCGGTTTAGGCCAGCAAATTTATGCTCGAACAGGTACGCCAATTCATCCGATGTCACCGCTCTTGAAACTGAAATGGTTTGCAGAGCATGAACCTGCGCTCGTACAACAAACACATAAATTTATTGGCATCAAAGAGTATGTTTTCGCAAAATTGTTCGGTCAATATCTCATTGACTTCTCACTGGCGAGTGCGACTGGCTTGTTCAATTTGGAACAACTGGATTGGGACCAAGGCGCACTGGATTATGCCCGAGTGACACCGAATCAGTTATCGACACTCGTTCCAACGACGCATCGCGTCCAAGGGCTTTCTACCGCAGATGCCGCTGCCATGGGCTTGTCCACAGATACGCCGTTTATCGTTGGCGCATCGGATGGTGTCCTTGCCAACCTCGGCGTTGGCGCCTTCGAGCCCGGCGTTGTTGCGGTCACGATTGGCACAAGCGGAGCAGTCCGCAGTGTTGTGACGAAGCCGCAAACCGACCCGGACGGGAAATTGTTCTGCTACGCGCTCACTGAAAATTTCTGGGTCGTGGGCGGACCGATTAACAACGGAGGTATCGTGTTCCGTTGGGTGCGAGATCATATCGCTGCTGCCGAAGCAGAAGAAGCTCGTCTCAAGGGCATGGATCCCTATGATCACTTGACGGCACTTGCTTCTGAAGTAAGCGCTGGCTCTGACGGGCTGCTGTTCTTGCCGCTGCTCTCGGGTGAACGCGCTCCTTACTGGAACGCGAATGCACGCGGCGTGTACTTCGGCTTATCCCTTAGCCATCAAAAGAAGCACATGATTCGCGCAGCATTGGAAGGCGTTATGTTTTCCATTCAAGCTGTCGCTGCGTCTTTGGAGCAAATGATGGGACCTGCCAAAGTGATCCGTGCCTCAGGCGGCTTCGCAAGATCCGAGTTCTGGCGCCAAATGATGACGGATATGCTGGGCACAGCCGTTACCGTTCCTGACTCGATCGAGAGTTCCGGAATCGGGGCTGCTTTACTAGGTTTACTCGCAATGGGAGAGATCGAAGATTTATCACATGCGCACCAATGGATCCAAGTTGGCAAGGCTCACGAGGTGAACCAAAACGATTATCGCGTCTATCAACAATTGACATCTATTTATACAAGCGTATATCATCAGTTAAAAGATCAATTCGACGCGATCACCGCTTTTCAAGGTGGGCACCTACGGAGTCCTCAATCATAA
- a CDS encoding SDR family oxidoreductase translates to MNLFDLTGKTAVIIGGNSTLGGSMALALAGHGAKVAIVGRNQEKSDQVRESIEDIGGEAQTFQADATKREDIEQVLKEVLAWSGRADILMNCPGKNSATPFFDISMEEWDSIMEVNLKSVVLACQVFGKYMVERGEGGSIINISSVSSDPPLSRVFTYSASKAAVNNITQNLAREFAPSRVRVNAIIPGFFPAEQNRKILSPERVESIMRHTPMNRFGEASELQGAAVYLASEKASSFVTGTVLRVDGGFGAMTI, encoded by the coding sequence ATGAACTTATTCGATCTTACAGGGAAAACAGCTGTCATTATTGGAGGAAACAGCACACTTGGCGGCTCTATGGCGCTTGCGTTGGCTGGACATGGTGCGAAGGTAGCGATCGTTGGCCGCAACCAAGAGAAGAGTGACCAAGTTCGTGAGAGTATTGAAGACATTGGCGGCGAGGCACAGACTTTTCAAGCGGATGCGACGAAACGCGAGGATATTGAGCAAGTTCTGAAGGAAGTCCTTGCATGGTCAGGCAGAGCGGACATCTTGATGAACTGCCCAGGCAAAAATAGTGCTACACCTTTCTTTGACATTTCCATGGAAGAATGGGATTCTATTATGGAGGTCAATTTGAAAAGTGTCGTGTTAGCTTGTCAAGTGTTCGGGAAATACATGGTTGAACGCGGGGAAGGCGGAAGCATTATTAATATTTCATCCGTATCCTCGGATCCACCGCTTTCTCGTGTATTCACTTACTCCGCTTCGAAAGCAGCTGTTAATAATATTACGCAGAATCTAGCTCGTGAGTTTGCTCCAAGTCGAGTTCGCGTGAACGCGATTATTCCTGGATTTTTCCCAGCGGAGCAGAACCGTAAGATTTTGTCGCCAGAACGAGTTGAATCCATCATGCGACACACGCCGATGAATCGATTTGGTGAAGCCTCAGAGCTTCAAGGTGCTGCGGTATATTTAGCTTCTGAGAAAGCATCGAGCTTCGTTACAGGAACAGTGCTCCGAGTGGACGGCGGTTTTGGCGCGATGACGATTTAA
- the gndA gene encoding NADP-dependent phosphogluconate dehydrogenase: protein MSKQQIGVVGLAVMGKNLALNIESRGFTVSVFNRSAEKTKELLQEAPGKQLVGTYSVEEFVQSLEVPRKILIMVKAGGPTDDTINQLLPHLDKGDILIDGGNAFFPDTQRRNKELEAHGIRFVGTGVSGGEEGALKGPAIMPGGQEDAYKLVEPILTAISAKVGEDACCTYIGPDGAGHYVKMVHNGIEYGDMQLICEAYQLLKDVLNVSTEELHEIFTEWNNGELDSYLIEITRDIFTKYDGETGKPMVDVILDSAGQKGTGKWTSQSALDLGVPLSIITESVFARFISAMKEERVAASKVLKGPSAPAFTGDRKAFIEAVRQALYASKICSYAQGFAQMRAASEEYKWDLKYGSIAMIFRGGCIIRARFLQNIKDAYDRNPELKNLLLDSYFTGVVENYQQSWRTVIAEAVTRGIAVPSFASALAYYDSYRTERLPANLLQAQRDYFGAHTFQRVDKEGSFHYNWMGNE from the coding sequence ATGTCTAAGCAACAAATTGGTGTAGTGGGTCTAGCGGTAATGGGGAAAAACTTGGCGTTAAACATTGAGAGCAGAGGCTTTACAGTGTCGGTATTCAACCGTTCTGCTGAGAAAACAAAAGAGCTTCTTCAAGAAGCGCCAGGTAAACAACTTGTTGGTACATACAGTGTGGAAGAATTCGTGCAATCACTTGAAGTGCCGCGCAAAATTTTGATCATGGTCAAAGCAGGCGGACCAACTGACGATACAATTAACCAATTGCTTCCGCACTTGGATAAAGGCGATATTTTGATCGATGGCGGAAATGCATTCTTCCCTGACACGCAACGCCGCAACAAAGAGCTCGAAGCTCACGGTATCCGTTTCGTTGGAACAGGTGTATCCGGCGGTGAAGAAGGCGCGTTGAAAGGTCCTGCTATTATGCCAGGCGGTCAAGAAGACGCATATAAATTGGTTGAACCAATTCTTACAGCGATTTCTGCCAAAGTTGGCGAAGATGCTTGCTGTACGTATATCGGACCTGACGGTGCAGGTCACTATGTGAAAATGGTCCACAACGGCATCGAGTACGGCGATATGCAGTTGATTTGTGAAGCTTACCAATTGCTGAAAGACGTGCTGAATGTAAGCACAGAAGAATTGCATGAGATTTTCACGGAGTGGAATAACGGGGAGCTGGACAGCTACCTGATCGAAATTACACGTGATATTTTCACGAAATACGATGGGGAAACGGGCAAGCCGATGGTTGATGTGATCCTGGATTCCGCTGGGCAAAAGGGTACAGGAAAATGGACCAGTCAAAGTGCCCTGGACCTAGGCGTACCGCTATCTATTATTACAGAGTCTGTTTTTGCTCGCTTTATTTCCGCAATGAAAGAAGAGCGCGTTGCAGCTAGCAAAGTGCTGAAAGGACCTTCTGCTCCAGCGTTTACTGGCGATCGCAAAGCGTTCATTGAAGCCGTTCGTCAAGCGCTTTACGCAAGTAAAATTTGTTCCTACGCACAAGGTTTTGCTCAAATGAGAGCAGCATCAGAAGAATATAAATGGGATCTTAAATATGGCAGCATCGCCATGATCTTCCGTGGCGGTTGTATCATTCGCGCTCGCTTCCTTCAAAATATTAAGGATGCCTACGACCGCAATCCTGAGTTGAAAAACTTGCTGCTTGATTCCTACTTCACAGGAGTTGTTGAGAACTATCAACAATCCTGGAGAACAGTAATCGCAGAAGCGGTAACTCGCGGTATTGCTGTTCCATCCTTCGCTTCCGCCCTTGCTTATTACGATAGCTACCGCACAGAAAGATTGCCAGCTAACTTGTTGCAAGCACAACGTGACTACTTCGGTGCGCACACGTTCCAACGTGTTGATAAAGAAGGTTCCTTCCACTACAACTGGATGGGTAACGAGTAG
- a CDS encoding shikimate kinase yields MRVDNLVLVGFMGTGKSTVGKRLAERLEWKFRDSDAVLENDAKTSISELFRMKGEDYFRALETKTIARIMTGRHQVVATGGGAVLAEANRTSMMDNGLVIALQATAQTIIERVKKDTNRPLLQGNLEERVHTLIEQRKTAYDFAHIKIDTTSMSEDEIVESILLQAGLA; encoded by the coding sequence GTGAGAGTAGACAATCTTGTACTCGTAGGTTTCATGGGGACTGGGAAGTCCACTGTGGGCAAAAGACTGGCAGAGCGCTTAGAGTGGAAATTCAGAGACTCCGACGCCGTGCTTGAGAATGATGCGAAAACGAGTATTTCGGAGTTGTTTCGGATGAAAGGCGAGGATTATTTCCGCGCATTGGAGACCAAGACGATTGCCCGCATTATGACAGGCAGACATCAAGTTGTCGCTACAGGCGGTGGTGCGGTTCTAGCGGAAGCGAATCGGACATCCATGATGGACAATGGCTTAGTCATTGCGTTGCAAGCCACAGCACAGACGATTATTGAGCGTGTGAAAAAGGATACGAACCGACCGCTTCTCCAAGGTAATCTCGAGGAACGCGTTCATACTTTAATAGAGCAGCGGAAGACAGCGTATGATTTCGCTCATATTAAGATCGACACAACCTCGATGTCAGAGGATGAGATCGTGGAAAGCATCCTGCTTCAAGCAGGCCTAGCGTAG
- a CDS encoding rhodanese-like domain-containing protein codes for METILPTEIKARLAQGEKLTIVDVREDEEVAEGMITGAIHIPLGQIPERLSEIPKHDEVILVCRSGNRSSRALGYLEANGFKGLKNMTGGMLAWEDEAN; via the coding sequence ATGGAAACCATCCTACCAACTGAGATTAAAGCGAGACTGGCCCAAGGCGAAAAGTTAACAATTGTCGATGTGCGTGAAGATGAAGAAGTCGCAGAAGGCATGATTACAGGCGCTATTCACATCCCGCTAGGGCAAATCCCTGAGCGACTAAGTGAAATCCCTAAGCATGATGAAGTCATCCTCGTTTGCCGCAGCGGAAACCGCAGCAGCCGCGCACTAGGGTATTTGGAAGCTAATGGATTCAAAGGTCTCAAAAACATGACAGGCGGGATGCTAGCATGGGAAGACGAAGCTAACTAG